A single region of the Triticum dicoccoides isolate Atlit2015 ecotype Zavitan chromosome 2B, WEW_v2.0, whole genome shotgun sequence genome encodes:
- the LOC119364953 gene encoding UDP-glycosyltransferase 82A1-like, giving the protein MGAEAATPPAVLLVPFPAQGHVTPMLRLARALAAHGAAVTVAVPDFIYRRIAGTAAGSDEDGVALTSIPSGVADVGDGDPPGFADFGHAMEHHMPAHLERLLARRRVACVVVDVLASWAVPVAERCGVPAAGFWPAMLASYRVVAAIPELMEEGLISESGTPQSSQNQSDDDGLSQGKMLRALNILPAEVELKNEELPWLVGDSATQKSRFAFWLRALHRARSFRSVLVNSFPGEAGDLAAAADDGHPARQGPRVFPVGPLLAAGGGDNSTEQRAKGDGPPVAPCKQQPSSMWQADSTCMGWLDRQRAASVVYVSFGSWVGPIGLEKVRELALGLEATGRPFLWALKKDPSWRAGLPDGYAERVAAAGRGKVVGWAPQEEVLTHDAVGCYLTHCGWNSTVEAIRHGVRLLCCPVSGDQFINCAYITRVWGIGIRLGGGMSRDEVKDCIERVMDGNEGRRLQEKMDALRERVVTAEATSLAQRNVKSFVNEIRRDHPPLSMQMYSIL; this is encoded by the exons ATGGGGGCCGAGGCAGCCACCCCGCCGGCCGTGCTCCTCGTGCCGTTCCCGGCGCAGGGCCACGTCACGCCCATGCTGCGCCTGGCGCGCGCCCTCGCCGCGCACGGCGCCGCGGTCACCGTCGCCGTGCCGGACTTCATCTACCGCCGCATCGCGGGGACGGCGGCCGGCAGCGACGAGGACGGCGTGGCGCTTACGTCCATCCCCAGCGGCGTCGCGGACGTCGGCGACGGCGACCCGCCAGGGTTCGCAGACTTCGGGCACGCCATGGAGCACCACATGCCCGCGCACCTGGAGCGCCTGCTGGCGCGCCGCCGCGTGGCGTGCGTCGTGGTGGACGTGCTGGCGTCGTGGGCCGTCCCCGTGGCCGAGCGGTGCGGCGTGCCGGCGGCCGGGTTCTGGCCCGCGATGCTGGCGAGCTACCGCGTCGTGGCCGCCATCCCGGAGCTCATGGAGGAGGGGCTCATCTCAGAATCTG GCACCCCTCAATCATCGCAGAATCAGTCCGACGACGACGGGCTCAGCCAGGGCAAGATGCTTCGAGCCCTCAACATCTTGCCGGCAGAGGTAGAGCTCAAGAACGAAGAGCTGCCATGGCTCGTGGGTGACTCGGCTACCCAGAAATCGAGGTTCGCGTTCTGGCTCCGGGCTCTGCACCGCGCGCGGAGCTTCCGTTCCGTCCTCGTCAACTCCTTCCCCGGCGAGGCCGGCGATCTTGCCGCCGCAGCAGACGACGGCCACCCGGCGCGGCAGGGCCCGCGGGTCTTCCCTGTGGGGCCGCTGTTGGCGGCCGGCGGGGGCGACAACAGCACGGAGCAGCGAGCGAAAGGCGACGGGCCCCCGGTGGCACCGTGCAAGCAGCAACCCAGCAGCATGTGGCAGGCAGACTCGACGTGCATGGGCTGGCTGGACAGGCAACGTGCGGCGTCAGTGGTGTACGTCTCGTTCGGCAGCTGGGTGGGGCCGATCGGGCTCGAGAAGGTCCGTGAGCTCGCGCTGGGGCTGGAGGCCACCGGCCGGCCCTTCCTGTGGGCGCTCAAGAAGGACCCGTCGTGGCGCGCGGGGCTCCCCGACGGCTACGCCGAGAGGGTGGCCGCGGCCGGCCGCGGCAAGGTGGTGGGCTGGGCGCCGCAGGAGGAGGTGCTCACGCACGACGCCGTCGGCTGCTACCTCACGCACTGCGGCTGGAACTCCACCGTCGAGGCCATACGGCACGGGGTGCGGCTGCTGTGCTGCCCCGTCTCCGGGGACCAGTTCATCAACTGCGCGTACATCACTCGGGTGTGGGGGATCGGGATCAGGCTCGGCGGCGGCATGAGCAGGGACGAGGTGAAGGACTGCATCGAGAGGGTCATGGACGGCAATGAAGGGAGGCGTCTGCAGGAGAAGATGGACGCGCTGAGGGAGAGAGTCGTGACGGCCGAGGCGACGAGCTTGGCGCAACGGAACGTTAAGTCCTTCGTGAACGAAATTAGGAGGGACCATCCTCCTTTGTCGATGCAGATGTACAGCATATTGTAG